A region of the Halalkalicoccus subterraneus genome:
GGCCATCGATAGCGGGGAGCTCGAACGGAGCGAGCAGTACCTCTGTCGGGAGTGTTCGGAGACCTTCGACGACCCCGACCACCGGCTGTGGTGTCGGGACTGTCTGTACATGTTTCCGCCCGAGGAGACTATCGAGCGCGCGCTCTACCGGTATCGGATCACCGAGGACGGCCGCGAATGGGCCGAGCGCCACCACGATGCCCGCGAGGCCGCCGCCGACATGCTCGAGGAGCGCCGCTTCGAGGTGAACGTCGACGTCACCGCCGAAAGCGAGGGGACGACCTACCCGGTTCACGTGTTCGCGAAGGATCCCCTGCTCGGCGAGCGCCGCGTCGTCGCGCTCGCAGAGCGACCGACCGAGGAGACCGTCGACGCCTTCTGCGATCTCGCGCGCGAGGTCGGTGCCCTGCCCATCGTCGTCACGACGACCGGTGCGGTCTCGGAGGCGGTCGCGCAGCGCGCGAACACCTCGGAGCTAACGCTGCTTTCGGCCCATCCGGACGGCACCCTTGACAGCGACTACGAGGTCGGTGAACGTGGGCCACGCGGCCAGTCGCTGTTCAGGCGACTCACCTCCGCGATGGACGTTCCCGCCTGGAAGGGTCAGAACTAAC
Encoded here:
- a CDS encoding TackOD1 domain-containing metal-binding protein, which produces MVSPGELRVLLELSDGEGEFTPETGSGGAVNYPAAQRLLDERDGSVLAVLERFERRGILAGEFVSKVYSCPECETQGMQYTTACPACESAHAVKASLAEHRICGLTAPESEFEDSEGLYCPECEMAIDSGELERSEQYLCRECSETFDDPDHRLWCRDCLYMFPPEETIERALYRYRITEDGREWAERHHDAREAAADMLEERRFEVNVDVTAESEGTTYPVHVFAKDPLLGERRVVALAERPTEETVDAFCDLAREVGALPIVVTTTGAVSEAVAQRANTSELTLLSAHPDGTLDSDYEVGERGPRGQSLFRRLTSAMDVPAWKGQN